A genomic stretch from Chloroflexota bacterium includes:
- a CDS encoding glycosyltransferase family 39 protein, with amino-acid sequence MLNVSTREKLILVGILALAACLRFYRLDTLPPGFQFDQAFYMFDVLRILEGEFHIFFTQPGGSEPLFVYLATAPAALVGVETPLAIKITAGIIGILTVGVVFGVARTLFNSTRIGLLSALFTAISFWHIFYNRYGERIPLTVLLATVTLWQFWRALTRARWRDFALTGIFTGLTLYTYPSARIVPVAIVLLTAYAMLAERARARVYFVGLVLAGAVAAIVFAPLGWHYIERPIDFFSHTTEVSIFVPHGTVSDNALLELAKNAVKIAGMFFVVGDPGVLRNLPYRPVFDPFAAILFVIGVIAWLRDFFAPQARRRAIFLAVWLGLAIALSLVSDDAPNNGRIMVGSPVILMLPAWGASALWDRLRAPIARRAAALAFGAIVLISATLTTNDYFVVFTNSPDTYLAFDMDKVETAQWINRAASETQLYLAPLWHQNGTISFLTRYAAVTSFESRDTVVIPSNASGKDALYAFPPEQERKVQTLATRLGALGARETLPASNGGALLLLYRVPASNLPDARDPFATLARAGDFARPQTRANANWGNLIELIGHTVLPEGPGGRNLTVTLFLRALNPIPDQYTFSIKVRDEKNRTWGQEDKWAGTNSYATTQWRTGEIIIEKFYPGLNACAPAGIYRVAVEAYNPRTMQVLGEPIALGNLNAGASEGNRYEDLEPEQTLDVQIAPQARLMGWTLTPNELRAGDTFALSLFWRGAGDGKQAQRAVIRLRDAALRDFVLADKTVTIPVEGRGLCAFFDLQLANAAPGQATLFVNEVKVGNLQVTGK; translated from the coding sequence ATGTTAAATGTCTCCACGCGTGAAAAACTGATCCTCGTCGGCATCCTCGCTCTCGCCGCGTGTTTGCGTTTTTATCGTCTCGACACACTCCCGCCCGGCTTTCAATTCGACCAAGCGTTTTATATGTTCGACGTCTTGCGAATCCTCGAAGGCGAGTTCCACATTTTCTTCACGCAGCCCGGCGGCTCGGAGCCATTGTTCGTCTACCTCGCAACCGCGCCTGCCGCACTCGTCGGCGTCGAAACACCGCTCGCGATCAAGATCACGGCTGGCATCATCGGCATACTCACCGTCGGCGTGGTGTTTGGCGTTGCGCGCACGCTGTTCAATTCGACGCGCATCGGCTTGCTGTCCGCGCTCTTTACCGCGATTTCATTCTGGCACATTTTCTACAATCGCTACGGCGAACGCATCCCGCTGACCGTTCTGCTCGCGACCGTGACGCTTTGGCAATTCTGGCGCGCGCTCACGCGCGCACGTTGGCGCGATTTCGCGCTGACCGGCATTTTCACCGGACTGACGCTCTACACGTACCCGTCCGCGCGCATCGTCCCGGTCGCGATTGTCTTGCTCACCGCGTACGCGATGCTCGCCGAACGCGCACGCGCGCGTGTGTATTTTGTAGGACTCGTCCTTGCCGGCGCAGTTGCCGCAATCGTGTTCGCGCCGCTCGGTTGGCATTACATCGAACGTCCAATTGATTTTTTTTCGCACACGACCGAGGTTTCAATTTTCGTGCCGCACGGCACGGTCAGCGACAACGCGCTGCTCGAACTCGCCAAGAACGCGGTAAAAATTGCCGGAATGTTTTTCGTTGTCGGCGATCCCGGCGTCTTACGTAACCTGCCGTATCGTCCGGTGTTCGATCCGTTCGCCGCGATCCTGTTTGTGATTGGCGTCATCGCGTGGCTGCGCGATTTTTTTGCGCCGCAGGCGCGCCGACGTGCGATATTTCTCGCCGTGTGGCTGGGACTCGCGATTGCATTGTCGCTCGTCAGCGACGACGCGCCGAACAACGGACGCATCATGGTCGGCTCGCCGGTCATTTTGATGTTGCCCGCGTGGGGCGCGTCCGCGCTCTGGGATCGTTTGCGCGCGCCGATTGCGCGGCGCGCGGCGGCGCTCGCGTTCGGCGCGATAGTTTTGATCAGCGCAACGCTAACGACGAACGATTATTTCGTCGTGTTCACCAATTCGCCGGACACGTACCTGGCGTTTGACATGGACAAGGTCGAGACCGCGCAGTGGATCAATCGCGCCGCGTCCGAAACGCAGTTGTATCTCGCGCCGCTGTGGCATCAGAACGGGACGATTTCGTTTCTCACACGTTACGCGGCGGTGACAAGTTTCGAGAGCCGCGACACAGTGGTCATTCCGAGCAACGCGTCCGGCAAGGATGCGCTCTACGCGTTTCCACCGGAACAAGAGCGCAAAGTCCAAACACTCGCGACGCGTCTCGGCGCACTCGGCGCGCGCGAGACCTTGCCGGCGTCGAACGGCGGCGCGCTCTTGTTGCTCTATCGCGTCCCAGCATCGAACTTGCCGGACGCGCGCGATCCGTTCGCCACGCTCGCACGCGCAGGCGATTTCGCGCGACCGCAAACGCGCGCGAACGCGAACTGGGGCAACTTGATCGAATTGATCGGGCACACCGTTTTGCCCGAAGGTCCGGGCGGGCGCAATCTGACCGTCACACTTTTTCTGCGCGCGCTCAATCCGATCCCGGATCAGTACACCTTTTCGATCAAGGTGCGCGACGAAAAAAATCGTACGTGGGGACAGGAAGACAAGTGGGCGGGCACGAACAGTTACGCGACAACTCAGTGGCGCACGGGCGAAATCATCATCGAGAAATTTTATCCTGGGTTGAACGCGTGCGCGCCAGCGGGCATTTATCGCGTCGCCGTCGAAGCGTACAATCCCCGGACGATGCAAGTGCTCGGTGAACCAATCGCGCTTGGCAATTTGAACGCGGGCGCGTCGGAGGGAAATCGGTACGAAGACCTGGAACCGGAACAGACGCTCGATGTTCAAATCGCGCCACAAGCGCGACTGATGGGCTGGACGTTGACGCCGAACGAACTGCGCGCGGGCGACACGTTTGCGTTATCGCTCTTTTGGCGCGGCGCAGGCGATGGCAAACAGGCACAGCGCGCGGTTATTCGCCTGCGCGATGCCGCCCTGCGCGATTTTGTGTTGGCGGACAAAACGGTTACAATCCCAGTCGAAGGACGCGGGCTTTGCGCGTTTTTCGATCTGCAACTCGCGAACGCCGCGCCGGGGCAGGCGACACTGTTTGTGAATGAAGTCAAAGTGGGCAACTTGCAAGTCACAGGTAAATGA